One Sphingobium sp. CAP-1 genomic region harbors:
- a CDS encoding M13-type metalloendopeptidase codes for MGEDIADLGGLLIAYDAYHASLNGKSPPMIDGFTGDQRCFLGYAQTWRGKSRDDAIRQQVATDPHSPRQFRIDGVVRNVDAWYAAFALQPDNRLYLSPDRRARIW; via the coding sequence TTGGGCGAGGATATCGCCGATCTGGGTGGCTTGCTGATCGCCTATGATGCCTATCATGCGTCGCTGAATGGCAAGTCGCCCCCCATGATTGATGGCTTCACTGGCGATCAGCGCTGCTTCCTGGGCTATGCGCAGACATGGCGGGGCAAATCGCGGGACGATGCTATTCGCCAGCAGGTGGCGACCGATCCCCATTCTCCGCGACAGTTCCGCATTGATGGTGTCGTGCGGAATGTGGACGCCTGGTACGCCGCCTTCGCCTTGCAACCGGACAACAGGCTGTACCTCTCACCGGATCGACGCGCGCGAATCTGGTAG
- a CDS encoding TetR/AcrR family transcriptional regulator — MEAVASAAAVSKRTLYQRHSTKEELMQAVVEDRVRTWADDATARNSDLPDAFRERMICHAKTMMHSLGDPEVRQFDRLILQTAAQFPGIALTFYNIGYSYELQFLTDEIIRGTRDEPPPARRPKLIAQQLCSMILGWRRTEETVREIDPDEAAQFAVEAVNVLFKGRDNW; from the coding sequence ATGGAGGCTGTCGCGTCGGCCGCGGCGGTGTCGAAGCGCACGCTGTACCAGCGCCATTCGACCAAGGAAGAACTGATGCAGGCCGTGGTCGAGGATCGCGTTCGTACATGGGCGGACGATGCAACCGCCCGCAACAGCGACCTGCCCGATGCATTCCGCGAGCGCATGATATGCCATGCCAAAACAATGATGCATTCGCTTGGCGATCCGGAGGTGCGGCAGTTCGACCGGCTGATCCTCCAGACCGCTGCCCAATTTCCGGGAATCGCTCTTACTTTCTACAATATTGGCTACAGCTACGAGTTGCAGTTTCTGACCGACGAGATCATCAGGGGCACGCGTGACGAGCCGCCGCCGGCACGACGGCCGAAACTGATCGCCCAGCAACTGTGCAGCATGATTTTGGGGTGGAGGAGGACCGAGGAGACGGTTCGCGAGATTGATCCTGATGAAGCTGCTCAATTCGCGGTGGAAGCGGTCAATGTGCTTTTCAAAGGCCGGGACAACTGGTGA
- a CDS encoding glycosyl hydrolase encodes MTRHRLFRSVALTCLAMLTGCATDRVAGPENKLALTAKTFRDPPASVRPIYRWWLPLAAVDPDELRRELDQMADAGAGGVEVAAMPVPGDIGHDAAFLREHGFGTPRWTATLETIFEKARERNLRVDMMVGPLWPTALPSVNALNDPAAQQRLVAGYAQMAPGASWATALPLPQGAVPSVKSVLCAPMQAGERRVNVQSIAGLAIGDMITIGEGDDADRAAISALTGPQSGQCGATVVLAAPAAHGHSIDSPVVDEAKRTLVAVLAAQCLSSECPITRGKRTLDPASVKNLTRRARKDGTLKWTAPGGKAPWYLIAFYQTADGQKLDQMSATTPNYVIDHIGKAGARAVADFYDRSVLTPRLRALIRNSAGSALFEDSYEPEEGLKWTWSFAREFARRRGYPITRALPVLANAGVGARLGAFDFPDVGERLREDYRQTWSDLYGDNHMRPYKAWANSLGMHTRLQIEGGPMEMGDLAALADIPEGENRNFLNNPQFWKIVGVGAQIRAHEVPLSTECCPIDAGVWATTVGGKPFTVAQGTGAPNGRAGNNSNLNWVYKAYAGGVNQLVWHGFPYLTTPEGSGPRSRWPGNSMDGNSSFSEAFGPRMPQWPDYRRVNDHLARLQLAMRQGRARYDLAIFWHDFGVEGIAPNVTPYSGYPGLSKVPTTTSALNDAGFTYQFVSPAYFNATTVRQVRDGVWLPDSIGVKAIILNNQRVMPLASLQRIADLVRKGNMPLIVVGALPERTAGAATETGDDARLQALAAELNSLANMPGSRVRMVDSLDAVPGALASLGISPAAAHISDPASSAILAVRRRTADADYYLLFNQSTDAATQTLELEGQGVPYELDTWSGRIHPIGLFERTPAGVRMQVRVGANDAKLFALGFFGGAVDAVHAVTSTGPAVRTHKGALVLRTDRNGIFETKLSDGSTVRTAVDGVIPPIRLDRWTLARESWTADASGAPGLDHRLKTVLPDIELRAGGDGTLPSWTQFEPIDAAGVGLYTATFTLPAGWTVKDGALLDLGQVIDTFRITVNGIEVEPSSYQDTSTIDIGPQLHPGQNRILVRVATPLRNAVKAYLRSGVKRLAEVGLIGPVILHPYREEEVSKDGQR; translated from the coding sequence ATGACCCGCCATCGTCTTTTCAGATCAGTAGCATTGACATGCCTTGCCATGTTGACCGGTTGCGCAACGGACCGGGTTGCCGGACCTGAAAACAAACTGGCACTCACAGCCAAGACGTTTCGCGATCCACCAGCTTCAGTTCGACCCATCTATAGATGGTGGCTTCCCCTCGCCGCAGTCGATCCCGATGAATTGCGGCGGGAACTGGATCAGATGGCAGACGCAGGCGCTGGCGGCGTCGAGGTCGCAGCCATGCCAGTGCCTGGGGATATTGGGCACGATGCCGCCTTTCTCCGGGAACATGGCTTTGGTACGCCGCGCTGGACCGCAACGCTGGAAACAATATTCGAAAAGGCGCGCGAGCGAAACCTGCGGGTCGATATGATGGTCGGGCCGCTATGGCCCACCGCCTTGCCCAGCGTCAACGCGCTGAATGATCCGGCCGCGCAGCAAAGGCTTGTCGCCGGCTACGCACAAATGGCACCGGGGGCGAGTTGGGCCACCGCACTGCCTCTTCCCCAAGGAGCTGTGCCGTCCGTCAAGTCGGTCCTTTGCGCGCCGATGCAGGCTGGAGAGCGAAGGGTGAATGTCCAGTCGATTGCTGGCCTGGCCATCGGCGATATGATCACCATTGGTGAAGGCGATGACGCTGATCGCGCGGCCATTTCCGCGCTTACCGGGCCGCAGTCCGGGCAATGCGGCGCGACAGTCGTTCTTGCTGCTCCTGCTGCCCATGGTCATTCGATCGACAGCCCGGTCGTAGATGAGGCGAAGCGCACGCTAGTAGCGGTACTCGCCGCCCAGTGCCTGTCCTCCGAATGCCCGATCACCCGTGGCAAGCGAACGCTGGACCCTGCTTCGGTCAAGAATCTGACCCGGCGGGCCAGAAAGGACGGCACGCTGAAATGGACAGCGCCAGGGGGCAAAGCGCCCTGGTATCTGATCGCCTTCTACCAGACGGCGGACGGCCAGAAGCTCGACCAAATGAGTGCGACAACGCCCAATTACGTGATCGATCATATCGGCAAGGCTGGCGCGCGTGCCGTGGCGGACTTCTACGACCGATCGGTCCTCACGCCTCGACTGCGCGCACTGATCCGCAACTCCGCAGGCAGCGCCTTGTTCGAGGACAGCTATGAACCGGAAGAGGGTCTGAAATGGACCTGGAGCTTCGCGCGCGAGTTCGCCCGGCGGCGCGGATATCCGATCACCCGCGCCTTACCCGTCCTGGCCAATGCTGGTGTCGGCGCGCGCTTGGGCGCTTTCGACTTTCCCGATGTGGGCGAGCGCCTGCGCGAGGATTATCGGCAAACCTGGTCAGACCTCTATGGCGACAACCATATGCGCCCTTACAAGGCATGGGCGAACAGCCTGGGGATGCATACGCGCCTTCAAATCGAAGGCGGGCCAATGGAGATGGGCGATCTTGCCGCGCTGGCCGACATTCCCGAAGGCGAGAACCGCAACTTCCTCAACAATCCTCAATTCTGGAAAATCGTCGGCGTTGGCGCGCAGATTCGCGCGCATGAGGTACCGTTGTCGACCGAATGCTGTCCGATTGACGCCGGCGTCTGGGCGACGACCGTTGGCGGCAAGCCCTTTACCGTTGCGCAGGGCACGGGTGCGCCCAATGGCCGGGCAGGCAATAATTCCAATCTAAACTGGGTCTACAAGGCCTATGCAGGCGGTGTGAACCAGCTAGTCTGGCACGGCTTTCCCTATCTGACCACGCCGGAAGGCAGCGGTCCGCGCTCCCGGTGGCCGGGCAACAGCATGGACGGCAACAGCTCCTTTTCCGAGGCGTTCGGGCCACGTATGCCGCAATGGCCCGACTATCGACGCGTCAATGATCATCTTGCCCGGCTTCAACTGGCGATGCGACAGGGCCGCGCCCGCTACGATCTCGCGATCTTCTGGCACGACTTCGGCGTTGAGGGCATTGCGCCCAATGTGACGCCCTATAGCGGATATCCGGGCCTGTCGAAGGTGCCCACGACGACCTCCGCGCTCAATGACGCCGGATTCACTTATCAGTTCGTCAGTCCCGCCTATTTCAACGCGACCACCGTCCGGCAGGTCCGCGATGGGGTGTGGCTGCCGGATTCGATCGGGGTCAAAGCGATCATCCTCAACAATCAGCGGGTGATGCCGCTCGCCAGCCTTCAACGCATTGCCGATCTGGTGCGCAAGGGCAATATGCCACTGATCGTCGTCGGCGCGCTGCCGGAACGAACCGCTGGTGCCGCCACAGAAACGGGAGACGATGCGCGGTTGCAGGCTCTGGCCGCCGAACTCAACTCATTGGCGAACATGCCGGGATCGCGGGTCAGGATGGTCGACAGCCTTGATGCCGTGCCCGGTGCGCTCGCCAGTCTTGGTATCTCGCCAGCAGCGGCTCATATTTCCGATCCGGCTTCATCCGCCATCCTTGCGGTGCGCCGCCGCACCGCAGACGCGGACTATTATCTGCTGTTCAACCAAAGCACCGACGCGGCGACGCAGACGCTGGAGCTGGAAGGCCAGGGCGTTCCCTATGAGCTTGACACCTGGTCGGGCCGTATCCATCCAATTGGGCTGTTCGAACGGACGCCTGCGGGCGTTCGTATGCAGGTTCGCGTGGGCGCCAACGATGCCAAGCTGTTCGCGCTCGGCTTTTTCGGCGGCGCGGTGGACGCCGTCCATGCCGTGACGAGTACCGGTCCAGCGGTCCGCACGCACAAAGGCGCGCTGGTATTGCGCACGGACCGGAACGGCATATTCGAAACGAAGCTGTCCGACGGCAGCACGGTCCGAACCGCAGTGGACGGGGTAATCCCGCCCATACGGCTCGACCGCTGGACGCTGGCACGGGAAAGCTGGACGGCCGACGCATCTGGCGCGCCCGGCCTTGACCATAGACTCAAGACCGTACTCCCGGACATTGAACTGCGCGCTGGAGGTGATGGCACGCTACCCAGTTGGACACAGTTCGAGCCGATCGATGCCGCGGGCGTGGGTCTGTACACCGCCACATTCACATTGCCTGCGGGCTGGACAGTGAAAGACGGCGCGTTACTTGATCTTGGCCAGGTGATCGACACCTTCCGCATTACCGTGAATGGCATAGAGGTCGAACCAAGCAGCTATCAGGACACCTCGACCATCGACATCGGCCCGCAACTGCACCCCGGCCAAAATCGCATCTTGGTGCGAGTGGCGACACCGCTGCGAAATGCGGTCAAGGCATATCTGAGATCTGGAGTGAAGAGGCTCGCGGAGGTGGGCCTGATTGGGCCGGTGATATTGCACCCCTATCGCGAGGAAGAAGTCTCGAAGGACGGTCAACGATAG
- a CDS encoding TonB-dependent receptor, giving the protein MMRISEPWRLNGWLLAGVSLLSVSSNAHGQQVPQNAAATQTDAQSLDIVVTAARTTQTLRDVPMSVNVATGEQLLKYNLFDIKDISRLAPGLELTNTNGRNNTTTLRGITFDPDQGTGPSVQVYMNEAPVDPQYAYTAMYDIQQIEVLRGAQGLLRGLSAPAGAITITTARPSFSEITGYAQSSVTNRSGYNVQGGVSLPFSDTLAIRVAALVDGNRGNNVYNITRDERSRSRTESARFTLGWQPSPDFTAYLTYQYLHADNRTNQQVFGTGNAPNSVAPFTVATIAGVGPVVVLVPSGDTRRSGPALGLEDYEGVAQGRNRFQNNFHFINLTTDWNLGGATLSFVGSHQYARLTQERDTDFGNALLDSNSPSFGVIPNKVDSAELRLASNNPLGFTWGVGAFYTKRTGTTEISQDGTSYGAAAPLSAGLFLPSKVQITVPVNSETSSFSGNLGYRSERLSVTGGLRYTLFRGKQRADIVASSSGGQVVVPAGGGTYLVIPVGPFSQNIVGIPPELQRNDNEALTGGATISYKITPEFSAYASYGHSYRQGSSGVGAPAGISNDLIRTNPEKSDSFEIGVKGSSFNRRVNFTLAAFYQKFDGYLSRFTSIAYNCANDVNNTCGGAGSLPVNNATDVPATNGTFDINYNGDATVKGVEWTVDTRPTSNWDFSAQLSYSKARYNGARVPCNDFNGDGRPDATGTPHITGTGNVSYCITNGRLANTPDFNATANTEVRFPLETVTPFISGLISYRPPVTDVTNTRFPSRTNINAYIGVRGNEKRWEVNGYVRNLLNQKRVVEISQGNLLVNTYDSGYRSVLLTAPREFGATLKYNW; this is encoded by the coding sequence ATGATGAGAATTTCGGAGCCGTGGCGCTTGAACGGCTGGCTGCTCGCAGGCGTGTCGTTACTGAGCGTAAGTTCAAATGCACATGGTCAGCAGGTACCGCAGAACGCCGCTGCGACACAGACAGATGCGCAATCGCTGGACATCGTGGTGACCGCTGCGCGCACGACCCAGACGCTGCGCGACGTGCCGATGTCGGTCAATGTCGCTACCGGCGAGCAGTTGCTCAAGTACAACCTGTTCGATATCAAGGATATTTCCAGGCTCGCACCCGGCCTCGAACTGACAAACACCAACGGACGCAATAACACGACAACATTGCGCGGCATCACGTTCGACCCGGATCAGGGCACGGGACCGTCTGTTCAGGTTTATATGAACGAGGCGCCTGTAGATCCGCAATATGCGTATACGGCGATGTACGACATACAGCAGATCGAAGTTCTGCGTGGTGCGCAGGGGCTTTTGCGGGGACTCTCAGCACCGGCGGGTGCCATCACTATCACTACGGCGCGGCCCAGCTTTTCCGAAATCACCGGCTATGCACAGTCGAGCGTGACAAACCGCAGTGGCTATAATGTTCAGGGCGGTGTGTCCCTGCCCTTTTCCGATACGCTTGCAATCCGGGTGGCCGCGCTAGTCGATGGCAATCGCGGGAACAACGTCTATAACATCACGCGTGACGAACGTTCGCGCAGCCGCACCGAAAGCGCGCGTTTCACACTCGGCTGGCAGCCATCCCCAGATTTCACGGCCTATTTGACCTATCAATATCTTCATGCCGACAACAGGACGAACCAGCAGGTTTTTGGTACGGGCAATGCGCCCAACAGCGTCGCACCCTTCACCGTCGCAACCATAGCGGGGGTGGGACCGGTTGTCGTGCTGGTGCCATCTGGCGACACGCGCCGGTCCGGTCCGGCACTCGGTCTTGAGGATTATGAGGGGGTTGCCCAAGGGCGAAACCGTTTTCAGAACAACTTCCACTTCATCAATCTAACGACGGACTGGAACCTCGGCGGTGCCACATTGTCCTTTGTCGGCTCGCATCAATATGCGCGGCTGACGCAGGAGCGAGATACCGACTTCGGCAACGCCCTGCTCGATTCCAACTCGCCATCGTTCGGCGTCATTCCAAACAAGGTCGACTCAGCCGAGTTGCGTCTGGCGTCGAACAACCCTCTCGGCTTCACCTGGGGGGTAGGCGCCTTCTACACGAAGCGTACAGGCACCACCGAAATTAGCCAGGACGGCACATCCTATGGGGCAGCCGCTCCCCTGTCTGCTGGGCTTTTCCTGCCGAGCAAGGTACAAATCACCGTACCGGTGAACAGTGAAACCAGTTCGTTCAGCGGAAATCTGGGTTACCGATCAGAGCGGCTCTCTGTTACAGGTGGCCTGCGATACACGCTTTTCCGGGGTAAACAGCGCGCCGATATCGTCGCCAGTTCGTCAGGCGGACAAGTGGTGGTTCCGGCTGGAGGTGGAACCTATCTCGTCATTCCGGTCGGACCGTTTAGCCAGAACATTGTCGGCATACCGCCGGAGTTGCAGCGCAACGATAATGAAGCGCTTACAGGTGGTGCAACCATCAGCTACAAGATCACGCCTGAGTTCAGCGCCTATGCCTCCTACGGCCATTCTTACCGTCAGGGCAGTTCGGGTGTCGGAGCGCCGGCCGGAATATCCAACGATTTGATCCGCACAAATCCTGAAAAATCCGACTCATTTGAGATTGGCGTCAAAGGATCGAGCTTCAATCGCCGTGTAAATTTCACACTCGCGGCTTTTTATCAGAAGTTTGATGGATATTTGTCGCGCTTCACGTCGATCGCCTATAACTGCGCCAATGATGTCAACAATACTTGCGGTGGAGCAGGATCACTGCCCGTCAACAACGCGACTGACGTACCAGCAACAAACGGCACCTTCGACATCAACTATAATGGCGACGCGACGGTCAAGGGTGTGGAGTGGACGGTCGATACGCGGCCTACGAGCAACTGGGACTTTTCCGCTCAACTGTCCTATTCAAAGGCCCGTTACAACGGAGCGAGGGTGCCATGCAATGACTTCAATGGCGATGGACGACCCGATGCGACCGGCACTCCACATATTACCGGCACGGGGAACGTCAGCTACTGCATCACCAATGGCCGTCTGGCGAACACGCCCGACTTTAATGCCACCGCAAACACGGAAGTTCGTTTCCCGCTGGAAACTGTTACACCGTTCATCTCCGGCCTGATAAGCTACCGTCCGCCGGTTACGGACGTGACAAATACGCGTTTCCCATCACGCACCAACATCAACGCCTATATTGGTGTGCGTGGCAACGAGAAGCGCTGGGAGGTGAACGGCTATGTGCGCAACCTCCTCAATCAAAAGCGGGTGGTGGAGATTTCTCAGGGCAACCTGCTGGTTAATACCTATGATTCCGGTTATCGCTCCGTCCTTCTGACGGCACCGCGCGAATTTGGGGCAACGCTAAAATATAACTGGTAA